The Periplaneta americana isolate PAMFEO1 chromosome 1, P.americana_PAMFEO1_priV1, whole genome shotgun sequence DNA segment ctccccctctctctcccctccccctccccctccctccctccccctctctccctcccctcccctctccctccctccctccctctctatCTCCGtctctccttctctttctccccccctctctctctctttttacgtgattcgggttccgcatattgcggataaatggcaggacagtgacccatttttctagttgcacaccacttcagcagGCCACGGTATACATAATGTGTATCAATAAAACTGCAGTCTACAAAATGTACGATAATCTTAAATCATTATTATCGCATTATTGCTTTGCAACAACGTACAATACACAGCTTATCTATCGTTTAATTGTTAGAAGTTGCACTTTATTCTTTAGAGTGGTCTTAGATGAGAACTACAAAAATCAACATATCACATTTTTAACGAAACATTTTAAATAGGTCTAATGGAATAAAATATTCATTGTGGTAAAGTGAAGTAAATTTTTGATTAGATAGGTTCATTCTtcctgaaaatgaaaaataatctctAATAAGCATCTTTGAAATATTGGTCCCTGGTAGGAAACGTTATATTTTAGGCTTCAATCACTTGAGATCTCTGAATCTAAAAGTGTTTAAGAATTCGATAATCATTTCACGAAGAGTGATGTTGAATATTCGTGAATTGGCATTACCTTGTGACATTGTGACAGTGTTTCAGTTAGAATTCGACAGTCTATCTTAAAAGTGTTCCTCAAAAGAGAATACAATCTTGAAAAGAGGTGTTTTCAGGCGGATTGGTACAAATCTTATGCTGGGCTGGAATATAATGTAGTGAAAGATGCTGCTTATTGTTTTGTCTACTGATTCAGGAACATAAAAGAATAAGGTACATTTtcgttttaaatattatttatatgtgtaagtgtgttgtaattttctaAACAACCATTGTGAAATTTCGaccttaaatatattttatagtatCCAACTTACCACCACCAATCTCAATTCTCGCAACCTTCTACCTGATGCAAGAAGAGTTAGACGACAACTAAGAGAACAAGAAATAGTTTGTGGAACTAACTTCCTCATAAAGACGTCACACTGTATGGGGAATTTTACACCAGCAAGCAAGTGGATTCGTAATCATAAGGGCTTATCGTACTTTGAATGGACAGAAGCAATTAGAATGACAGCAGGTGTGTCTGCAGTGCATTCCCTGACAGTATCCTCTGTAGGCGTTGTCACAGAGAGCACAAAACTCTTACTTATGTCTTGGGTGCCTGTCCATATGGGAGATACTGCACAATAGTAGGCACCATCGCATTCGGGACAAGATGGCTCAAGCTCTGAGGGATTATGGCCACAAATGGCAGTACTTGGTGTTTAAACCAAACTCCAAATCCGGAGTAATCCTGGACCCTACAGTCCGGTTTGAGTCTCATAGTGGCCAGCCAGAAGAGGTCAATTTTGAGGAAAAAGCTATATATTACCCCACAATCGATTATTACAAACTAAAATACAGTCGAGACAATTTGAAGTGACAGGAAACCattccaaaattttttttatagtttctgGACTTGAATGGGATTAGATAATGATTGGTCATTATCGCTATTAAGGGATCTCTTTCAATTTTGAGAAATCATCTGTATGGATTTaacaaatgtgttttatttaagattgaagattgtgatatgtataatttaaaaattgtaaacatattattttagtttgtaaagaaacattttacatttcactaaatttaattgttttataacacTTTGTCCTTATGGCAACCCTTTAATAAAGGAAGATTGTAGAAAGCTACTTTATATAGTACCCGTACCCCAACTGTGAAATCCTGGCACCGTCACTGTTGAAACTTGATTTAGTAAATTTGAACAATATTTGCATATACAGTATAACAGGCAAGGCTATAATTCAGGCGACTGCGTTTTTTGCACTCACCTGCTGTTACTGTGTCATTCTCTGAGGCAGCAACATTTGAATGATTTATTTAGGTTAGTTTAAGTTGTTAGGCCTGTATTTAGGTTAGTTTAAGTTGTTAGGCCTTTTTGCTCAGATTAGTTTTAATTGTATTACGACAGCTTTGGTTTGCTTACATTAGTTTCACTTTCTTTAGGTTTTGGTTTGTTTGGGTTAATTTTGATTTGTTTATtctagttttgattttattaggttggaatggaatggaatttcgggaggggggcactacgacccagcactgcgacctttcaagatctattccGTTAACCCTCAAGCTAAGTGCATatccagatttcgagcaggcaactccccCCGACCCTAGACCAACCCCCTCTATGCATCACCAGCTGGCATTCAGGCAATGCTATGGAATcataatgaaatggagaaatgttgacagaatgatgtagatgcctaatatggggaaacgggagaaccccgagaaaaacccaactacgaccttgtccaccacaagcgTCACTacagatttttcattgaaaaatcccagGCTTGACAGAGATTGAACCTGAACTGCCTGCATGATAGGCTGAAAGTCTGACCAGTGAGCCACTGCAAGGACATTTTATTAGGTTAGTTTCAGTTTATTTCTTGCCACTTTATGCTAGGTTTGATTCTCTCACAtaagtttttatttctttagtcTAGTTTTAATGTATTCGGATTAGTTTTTGTTTCCTTAGATTATACTACTAGTCATTTTGGGTAGCTTTGGTTATCTTAAATAGTTtcaatttatataaattatttatggttTGGTTTGCTGATTTAGTGATTTTAGGTTACTTCGGGTTTGGTTAAATTTTCTAagattaattttagtttctttaggTTAATTTtgatttgttgacattaatctaattttttaggttaggttttgtttgGTTTATTTAGATCAGTTTTAGTTTCTTTAGATTAGTTCTAAAGTTAtcttttgtttgtttagttaGGTTTGGTCCACTCCCATTAGTTTTAATTAGCAGCAGTTAGGTGAGGTTTGATTTGATCAGTTCGCATTTAATTATGTAACGTTATATAGTATGAAGTAAATTACGTTTACACAGTTCTTGTATAATATGACAGCAAATTCGATAAATTTATTAAGGTTTTAATAGGTTTTCTTTACTTTGAGGAAGTTATGAAGAGAACTATCGAAATGTTTACTTAGACCAGAGGTTCTCAACCTATGGTACGCTTATTATTGGTGGTACATGAACCACTGCTGGGTGGTACttaaagtgtgaaataaaaatataaattatcataaaatataaacatatatacctgttttctgtgtattttatGGAACACaccattaaataaattcaaatagtgACTGTTTTTTAAGTAAACACGTCAAAATAAAACAATCAGTTATTGGTATTGGAGCATAGAAACGTTTATTATGATCCTGGGAGAGATACTTGACGATTTGCCATTATACATTTGATCAGTGGTACAGCTAATGccctaaattaaaaatagtggtaTGTCATTGAACAAGATTGAGAACCTCTGACTTAGACGATACAATTAAGTATTCTTGATGTATGATACAAACCAATTATCTTATTTTCTAGTATTTCATGCCCACACCTTgtgtgttacatttttattttggctAGTCACACTACTTTTTGTCGtatgttttttgaaattttgaacattttgaaagcTTTGCTCTGTGAAAAAAGGATAATTACAATCGAGGAAGATATGTACATTTCTCTCGTACACCCTCATATAgcttttattttgtgtattttgttaatgaaactgATACAAATGCAAAGGACCTCTGTATACTGCAGTTTTACTActcttcctttggcatatttgttACACTACATAACAGAACTGCAGACAAGTCATTGATGATCTCATAACTAATACTGGTTTCTCATTCTCTTTATTCATGCATGGTGCAATATTGCCAACTCTTAACTATCAGATTAATCAAATTCTCGTTGTTACTTCAGGGAAAACTTCACTgtcaacttattttaaaaaaaagtcactattattttgtaaaaaatattacataatttaatatattcagttacataatttaaaaaattataataaagataaaaatatttaaatttgcgTACTACATGCAAAGTACTCAAGGCATGCAACTTTCCcttattatataaatatgtgCACTGTAGAATTTcagctattatttttatttgttacagtTAAATTGTGCTAGTTTAAAGTTCCTCTTGTGCATATGCTGTTAAAACTAATATGCTTTTGCTTATACTGTAAATATGATATGTCGATGATGATgacagtagtggtagtaataaatGACAcataataattgaggggctgggtgcaagaagggcattttagaggatgtgctctttttgagtaaaacgctttattgtgatctctgatctgttatgcatatgttCACCAAGTtatagttcaatactgtgatcgtAGAGGTCAGGAATAACCAAAATGTGAAGGCATGCATAGGTaatattattacggtttgaactttcaacatcaattttctcgaaacttgcatttgagagaagtgcctttcttgcacccaacccctcaattgtaaACCTAGACACATAATGCAATCTTTTaagtgtaataatattaatactagaaTTTCATATTCATAGGTCATACAGGAGACTTCAGTGAAATGCTATCTCATATTCTTGAGAAGCATCCAAATACCTATATTGTCTGCATCGGATTCAGCTTGGGAGGAAATCTAGTCACAAAATACATGGGTGAAGCTGACCGGTGCAGATCGCCTAATATCATTGGAGGAATATCCATATGCCAAGGCTATTGCGCCATTGAGTAAGTATTGACTTAGGCTGATTCCTTTTATTGCTGCTACTGTATGTCAGAAATGTGTGATGGATCAGGATTAGAATTATACTTAATGGAAATTTGCAAAGTACACGCTTTCTTTCAAGGGTAGTCACAAGATATTTCATAAAGAGCAGAATTAGAATATTTTTTACGATAGTAGGGTgtttcattaatataaataatattgagacTTGGATGTCATAACAGAAAATACAgaaactgtattatttttttatcattattagtgTTCTGTTGGAAGTGGTCTCTTTGTATGAAGTATAAATTgtgtaaagtaaaaataaaattgagatcaAACCAACTGCTTAAATATACCAAAAAATTGTTCTTAAATTTCaacaacagagagagagagagattgtgtCATTGTAATGtatgttaggcctattattgtataTTAGACATGAATTTGTGGAATATAAAGCAGTCatgttttttacttttttttgttaAGAATGAAATATGTTACCCataattaaatacagtaattaatattTCCCAGGCCATGAGAGTGCATTTTAATAAACAAGTATAATATTGCAGattctacattaaaattgtacATCATATGCAGGCATTGATTTTTTTATCTGTTTGTTATGGAAATGTATTTccagctattctgtatgaaaaaTTCATTTGTATTTTTGGTTTTTGGCATTTGTAGATTTTTGGGTAAAgcaatttttttccttcattttcttcatccTCCTCCTCCCACCCTCTCTCCAATAGATTGATGCATAGATAAAGTTACCAGTTTGCATCTGATTTGTAGATTGTAAATCTTCAATACCTTAGAGGGATGGCTGGTCTTTTTCTGATTTTATTGATAATATAGCTGTTACCTCAGAGCTTTAGGCCCCACTCTTATGTATAATCTCAGTGAGAAGTGGTAGCCATCTATCATACTTTTCTGGACACTGTTGAGATTTTAGCCATTCTACCCAGACAGATGCATGGGGAGTGTGTGTCCTAACATTTTAAACCCCCAGAAATTTGTCTTCCTGTAAATTGATGAATTCTTGTTGGTTATTTGAATCATCCTTTCATATCTGACGTGATCTTTCATTCGCCACCTAGTGGATACTGTGGAAGTTACATTTTCCCCAAGAATGGTCTCGCTAAAACATAGGAATGAAAAagtaacataacaatgaatagtGCACTATTTTGAATAGGATTCCATTCTCTGTACAGTCTCATATTTGTGATAAAGAAGTAATTTTTACTGTCTTATCATTTCATCTTTGCTTCATTTTGATTATCTCCCAATAACGCTGAATAATATTGTCAGTTAAAGATGATCATTAAATAAGCTAATAAAGCTCAAGTATCAGCATTTCTGACTACAAATCCAGCAAATCGATAATTCAATTCCCGCCAAGAAACTGAATGAAATCCTTTGTAATTTTCTGAAATGGTCGTCTTGTGTTATACTGACTATGTAACAAAGGAGTCCTCCCATTACTTTGTTCGTGCTGTCATAGGCTTAGGTTTGGATCTGGCCAAGTAATTCAGTTCTTAAATGCAGATGGtgacattaaataaatgaataaataaaatcaaactaATTCCCCCAACCTAAATCTTACGTAGGATACTtactttttaatacatttttcagggGTACAAAATGGCTGCTTAATTGGCAAAATTTTCGTAGATTTTACCTGTATGTGATGACAGAGAGCATGAAATCAATTATCCTTCGACATCGACATATTCTTCTTCATGACGATGTGAAACGGCGATACAACTTGAAAGAGAGGGAAATCATAGCTGCAGCCACCCTTCCCGAACTGGATGATGCCTACACAAGGTGTGTACATCACTGTGTGTATAATAGATTAAGAAAACTTCTGTAGTCTCTTCTGTGCTTAACACGATGTTTCAATGTGCAGGAAGGTGCATAACTTCAAGTCTGTGTCTGAACTCTATCAGTGGAGCAGTTGTGTCAACTATTTACAAGACATTAATACACCTATGATTTTCATCAATGCACGTGATGACCCCATAGTTCCTGAAGCTTTACTGCGACCAGTCAGACAATTTGCTTGTGAGTAGTACATGAAACCAGTACCATGTTAACATTCGCAACATAAGGTTCTTTACGAATACATAGATTAGATAATTTGTAGTAAgtattagaaaatatttaaacgGTTTACTCAACTTAATGGAAAGTCTATATTTATGATTACATTGACATGAGACATGGGACCTGATTGTTTTAGAATGTTAAGGGATTTTACATCTAGGCACCAACCAACACTTCATAAACAATTCGTGAGAGGGAACAAATTTAAACCACTGAAGCAGGTTCGAAGCTTTCCATTATGTTATAGTGGAAAATACTTAGATTAAACCAGGAGAAATGATTGTTATACTTCAAGACTATTAATCAGAACTACTAATATTTCCTACGAGAGGAACTGTCTGGTAGAATGACATACATCTGGTGGAATAAGATTGTATAAACTTACAGCATTCCAGTTTTCATTTGTGCAATTACCAGATCCATCTTTCTTTACCTTAgcttaaattatataaaacttcagaaaacattctagttattaaaaaaaaactacgtaTGCTTTCTTAAATTTTGACATCTTCCCAGTTTGTGTACTCAAGAACATGAttctatataataaatttaatgtgttcctttcttaataattttactaTAACAGGAGTTCATTTGCTAATAACGAGATACAATTATCAAATGAAGAGTATTGCGTTAATGAAGATAGCTTTATAAAGctatatgtttggaagtaaatcccgaaaaggaaagtatatgattatgtctcgtgaccagaatattgtacgaaatggaaatagaaaaattggagatttatccttcgaaaaggtggaaaaattcaaatatcttggagcaacagcaacaaatataaatgacactcgggaggaaattaaacacagaataaatatgggaaatgcgtgttattattcggttgagaagcttttgtcatctagtctgctgtcaaaaagtctgaaagttagaatttataaaacagttatattaccggttgttctgtatggttgtaaaacttggactcttactttgagagaggaacagagattaaggtgtttgagaataaggttcttaggaaaatatttgaggttaagagggatgaagttacaagagaatggagaaagttatacaacacagaacttcacgcattgtattgtaatccagacgtttgagatgggcaggacatgtagtacatataggcgaatccagaaatgcatatagagtgttagttgggaggccggaaggaaaaagacctttggggaggccgagacgtagatgggaggataatattaaaatggatttaagggagatgggatatgatgagagagagtggattaatcttgcacaggatagggaccgatggcgggcttatgtgagggcggcaatgaatctacgggttccttaaaagccatatgtaagtaagtaagctttataaataatttgtatgcTCATTTTAAGTTACTCAGATACACAATGTGTAAGCTGATGAATATCTGtggattaattttaatgtatcatgatttataagaataaaatctaAGCTCATTTCCATAAAAACAAACACATACAGGGCTTCAACAGCTGGCATGGTGTTTTTCTTCTTGGTGGCTGGGCATGTTGCAGTCAGCCACACTTGTATGTTAACCCTACAGTGTTTTGTTTCTCAGCAGCTGGGCATGTCACAGCCAGTCGCACTTGTACGTTAACCCCACTActtaaaatgtgtataaaatcGTATCTTATAGAATATCCTGGAAATGTCCTGTCTTGGCTAAAACAGGCGTTGTATTGGGAAAACACGTTTTGATTGACACGATTAAATTCGGtcactgtaatgtttctgatttcatttgttctacagtatatacaatatttaacctcacaataattaaaatccTCAATTTAAGAACAATGAACAGTAGACAAAGTGtgttctatttttaaaaaatcggaCCAATTATTATTTGTCTTGCACTAACAGCACACCAAACTCCAACATTCCAATCATGAAGAGGGATTTCTTGTACATGATGTGGATTTTCAGAACACCAATAGCGAGTGTTTTGATTGTTTACATGACCAGTCAGGTGGAATCATGCTTCGtctgaaaaaaaaacatgagcTGTGAGTCGACTAAACCTTCAATCTCTGATGAAAAAAACCACACATTTTGTCTACCCTTCATTAATCTTAAATtgagcattttaataaattattgtgaggttaaatattgtatatactGGTAGAACAAATGAAATTGGAAACATTACAGTAGCCAAACTTAATCGTGTCAATCAGAATGTGTTTTCCTGATACAATGCCTGCTTAGCCAAGGGAGAACGATATTTCCAGCATCTTCTATAAAGtacgattttatacatgttttaaaTAGCAGGATATGAGTGTGGTCAGCTGCAACATGCCCATTTACCAAGAAGCAAAATACCGTGGAGTTATTGTACGAGCGTGGCTAGCTGCAACATGCCCAGCCGTCAAGAAGCAAAACACCATGCCAGTGATCAGTACTGTTGTGCCCATTTCTGACACCAATTTTTGTTATACTAATTCTGACAccaatatttattataccattGTTAAACTCTATCATATCTGACACCAGTGTTTTGTCGTGCCGCTTGCCACAACAAGGGCGGATGGCGTATCTTTGAGATAATCGCGAGTTATAATCTCTATCAAGATAACACAAACGAATCAGACACTGCGTTATACTTTATAAACTGTTCTTTCTTATGTATAGGAGGGATTCCTACtagaatgtgatctcaggctttcgaaataaccacaagtgtagaaattcactattactaagtttattaataaaaatatgaatttactaCAAGTAAAATATTGAGTATTGAACGATTTGGAAAGTATGAAAATTTCTATTTATTCTGAAGTACCAAGATAACTAGTTAAATGAAAAGTTTAAAGAATGATCTGATGATTTTACTTACAATAGATAGTAGGGCGAACCCTAATACTGTTCCCAGTTAATGCCATATTCTGGATTTCTTCCTGGACGTCGGGAAGATTCAAGCGCTACTCCATGACCGCTGTCTTGACCAATAACTAATGACCGCATTTTCGACGTTTCATGTCCTTTTATAAATTCTCGAACCGcgtcctttgtgacgtaacagagtgacgccattttacccgcgaatcttctaaaaagacggtattgcattcactaaacaccacgcttctgattcttaaccattCTTTCAAATCGGCGTTTATGGTcgttacttaaaataatatggaTTTAAGGAACTTTCACGATTGAATCTGTTTTTGACTTGACCAATGGAAATCCAGAGTTGCGGAATCCTCGCCAATTAAAATGTCTCGCGAGAGATGCTGCATAAAATATGTATCTTTCGCTATGTGTCAGCTGTTACTAAGACTAACTTCTTGCTACGAGTAAAAATGCAAACGTACGCATGCCTACcttgttcaaggactggactgTGCTGACGTTAACTAAACTGTCATCTGTACTCTGTCGAAACAGGAAGCGAGCTCTTTCGCATGTaaagcatgtatgcatgtattaatAATACGATTTcgttactttaaaataaagtgaaaatatattgcttatggttataacaaagttatgattgcttatcataatccCTGGGCACAACAGTACATATAATAGAAGCCTTGTACTATTATTAGTGTAGAAGATAAATTTTCGCTCGAAGTGATGTAGTATTTTAACATATGCATATGAAAGTTACAGACCTCAGCAAACCCCTATAAATCAATTCagtctcaaatttattttactgatCTTTAGTTGTGTAAAATAACAGATTACAGAGAATACTCAAAACCATATTCAGTTTTACTGAAATATTCATACCATAAAAATCTTCACATATTAACAGTG contains these protein-coding regions:
- the Hydr2 gene encoding abhydrolase domain-containing protein 2 isoform X2, which codes for MSTALLAAVAVILCILFRILNVNSQPQKPALYCKDLTFLDTILKIAPLLQEPYTPTRLWGFSGHVQTIIHSIIGRVRCPWPIGERCYLSLRDGTTLTYDLYQPLDQSHEGHTGDFSEMLSHILEKHPNTYIVCIGFSLGGNLVTKYMGEADRCRSPNIIGGISICQGYCAIEGTKWLLNWQNFRRFYLYVMTESMKSIILRHRHILLHDDVKRRYNLKEREIIAAATLPELDDAYTRKVHNFKSVSELYQWSSCVNYLQDINTPMIFINARDDPIVPEALLRPVRQFASEHSNALYLELAHGGHLGFYEGGLVYPNPVTWLDRTLVALVGSLALVNAGSTLKTSAAKVQ